In a genomic window of [Empedobacter] haloabium:
- a CDS encoding efflux RND transporter permease subunit has product MSPSAPFIRRPVATALLMLAIVLAGLVGFKFLPLSALPQVDFPTIQVQTLYPGASPEVMGQTVTAPLERQFGQMSGLTRMSSTSAAGVSVITLQFGLGQTLDVAEQEVQAAINAGGSLLPTDLPAPPVYAKVNPADAPVLTLAITSDTMPLTEVQNIVNTRLALKISQVTGVGLVTLSGGQRPAVRIQADTLALASQGLGLDTLRTAISNANANSAKGSFDGPTRSFTINANDQLLTANDYKNLIVAYRNGAPVRLNEVANVVDSAENVRLGAWANLKPAIILNVQRQPGANVIATVDAIKARLPELQAGLPEAMRLDVLSDRTTGIRASVEHVEIELLLAVVLVVLVIFLFLHSVRATVIASLAVPISLIGTCGVMYLLGYSLNNLSLMALTIATGFVVDDAIVMIENIARYIEEGETPMAAALKGARQIGFTIISLTVSLIAVLIPLLFMGDVVGRLFREFAITLSITILISAVVSLTLVPMMAGRWLTSHKNDDPNSFGARVQRFFENVIGHYDRSLQWVLARQGLTLLVALGTLLLTVLLYLLIPKGLFPTQDTGQLQARIETAQAVSYGRMADLQLQAAEAILADPAVESISSFAGVDAANNTMLHTGRMLINLKRERGDQAETMERLRRRVAAVAGVTIYLQPTQDLTIDAETGPTQYRVSLEGADTATVTEWAGKLTAAMARKAQLRNVTSDAGATGAAAYVEIDRDTASRLSVTAAAIDDALYSAFGQRIVSTIFTETNQYRVILEAAPGSLATPESLGDLQIRTGSGKPTPLSAVATIVEKPAPLQITHVAQYPATTLGFDTAPGVSLGRAVDEIRAAAEEIGLPGSVTLTFLGAAGAYQASLSNQLWLILAAVVCVYIVLGVLYESYIHPLTILSTLPSAGVGALLALMITGQDLGVIGIIGIILLIGIVKKNAIMMIDFAIEAEREAGRPPREAIHQAALLRFRPILMTTLAALFAAVPLMLGWGEGAELRRPLGLAIFGGLIVSQVLTLYTTPVIYLAFDRLGRRFGRRRDGVPA; this is encoded by the coding sequence ATGAGTCCCTCGGCACCGTTCATCCGCCGTCCGGTCGCGACGGCGCTCCTGATGCTGGCCATCGTGCTGGCCGGCCTGGTGGGCTTCAAGTTCCTGCCGCTGTCGGCGCTGCCGCAGGTGGATTTCCCGACGATCCAGGTGCAGACCCTGTATCCCGGCGCCAGCCCCGAGGTGATGGGCCAGACCGTGACGGCGCCGCTGGAACGCCAGTTCGGCCAGATGTCGGGCCTTACGCGCATGAGTTCCACTAGTGCGGCCGGCGTTTCCGTCATCACCCTGCAGTTCGGCCTGGGCCAGACCCTGGACGTGGCCGAGCAGGAGGTGCAGGCGGCGATCAACGCGGGCGGCTCGCTGCTGCCGACCGACCTGCCGGCGCCGCCCGTGTACGCCAAGGTCAACCCGGCCGACGCGCCCGTGTTGACCCTGGCCATCACCTCCGACACGATGCCGCTGACGGAAGTGCAGAACATCGTCAACACCCGCCTGGCGCTGAAGATCAGCCAGGTGACGGGCGTGGGCCTGGTCACCTTGTCCGGCGGCCAGCGCCCGGCCGTGCGCATCCAGGCCGATACGCTGGCGCTGGCCAGCCAAGGCCTCGGGCTGGATACGCTGCGCACGGCGATCTCGAACGCCAACGCCAACAGCGCCAAGGGCTCGTTCGACGGTCCCACCCGCTCGTTCACGATCAACGCCAACGACCAGCTGCTGACCGCCAACGACTACAAGAACCTGATCGTCGCCTACCGCAATGGCGCGCCGGTGCGCTTGAACGAGGTGGCCAACGTGGTGGATAGCGCCGAGAACGTGCGCCTGGGCGCCTGGGCCAACCTGAAGCCGGCCATCATCCTGAACGTGCAGCGCCAGCCGGGCGCCAACGTCATCGCCACCGTCGACGCGATCAAGGCGCGCCTGCCGGAACTCCAGGCCGGCCTGCCGGAGGCGATGCGCCTCGACGTGCTGAGCGACCGCACCACCGGCATCCGCGCCTCGGTCGAACACGTCGAGATCGAGCTGCTGCTGGCCGTCGTGCTGGTGGTGCTCGTCATCTTCCTGTTCCTGCACAGCGTGCGCGCCACCGTGATCGCCAGCCTGGCCGTGCCGATCTCGCTGATCGGCACCTGCGGCGTGATGTACCTGCTAGGCTACAGCCTGAACAACCTGTCGCTGATGGCGCTGACCATCGCCACCGGCTTCGTGGTGGACGACGCCATCGTCATGATCGAGAACATCGCCCGCTACATCGAGGAAGGCGAGACGCCGATGGCGGCCGCGCTGAAAGGCGCCAGGCAGATCGGCTTCACCATCATCTCCCTGACCGTCTCTCTGATCGCGGTATTGATTCCGCTGCTGTTCATGGGCGACGTGGTGGGTCGCCTGTTCCGCGAGTTCGCCATCACCTTGTCGATCACGATCCTGATCTCCGCCGTCGTCTCGCTGACCCTGGTGCCGATGATGGCCGGGCGCTGGCTGACCAGCCACAAGAACGACGACCCGAACAGCTTCGGCGCACGCGTGCAGCGTTTTTTCGAGAACGTGATCGGCCATTACGACCGCTCGCTGCAATGGGTGCTGGCGCGCCAGGGCCTGACCCTGCTGGTGGCGCTGGGCACGCTGCTGCTGACGGTGCTGCTGTACCTGCTGATCCCGAAAGGGCTGTTTCCCACGCAGGACACCGGCCAGCTGCAGGCCCGCATCGAGACGGCGCAAGCGGTCTCGTACGGCCGCATGGCCGACCTGCAGCTGCAGGCCGCCGAGGCCATCCTGGCCGATCCGGCCGTCGAGTCGATCAGCTCCTTCGCCGGCGTGGACGCCGCCAACAACACCATGCTGCACACGGGCCGCATGCTGATCAATTTGAAGCGCGAGCGCGGCGACCAGGCTGAAACCATGGAGCGCCTGCGCCGGCGCGTGGCCGCCGTGGCGGGCGTGACGATCTACCTGCAGCCCACCCAGGACCTGACCATCGACGCGGAGACGGGGCCAACCCAGTACCGTGTCTCGCTGGAAGGCGCCGACACGGCCACGGTGACCGAATGGGCCGGCAAGCTGACGGCCGCGATGGCGCGCAAGGCGCAGCTGCGCAACGTCACGTCCGATGCCGGCGCCACCGGCGCGGCGGCCTATGTCGAGATCGACCGCGATACGGCGTCGCGCCTGTCCGTCACGGCGGCCGCCATCGACGACGCGCTGTACAGCGCCTTCGGCCAGCGCATCGTCTCGACCATCTTCACGGAGACCAACCAGTACCGCGTGATCCTGGAGGCGGCGCCGGGCAGCCTCGCCACGCCCGAGTCGCTGGGCGACTTGCAGATCCGTACCGGCAGCGGCAAGCCGACGCCGCTGTCCGCCGTGGCGACGATCGTCGAGAAGCCGGCGCCGCTGCAGATCACGCACGTGGCGCAATATCCCGCCACCACCCTGGGCTTCGACACGGCGCCGGGCGTCTCGCTGGGCCGCGCCGTGGACGAGATCCGCGCCGCCGCCGAGGAGATCGGGCTGCCCGGTTCCGTTACGCTGACGTTCCTGGGCGCCGCCGGCGCCTACCAGGCTTCGTTGAGCAACCAGCTGTGGCTGATCCTGGCCGCTGTCGTCTGCGTCTACATCGTGCTGGGCGTGCTGTACGAAAGCTATATCCACCCGCTGACGATCCTCTCGACCTTGCCGTCGGCCGGCGTCGGCGCGCTGCTGGCGCTGATGATCACGGGCCAGGACCTGGGCGTGATCGGCATCATCGGCATCATCCTGCTGATCGGCATCGTGAAAAAGAACGCCATCATGATGATCGACTTCGCCATCGAGGCCGAGCGCGAGGCAGGCCGCCCGCCGCGTGAGGCGATCCACCAGGCCGCACTGCTGCGCTTCCGGCCGATCCTGATGACGACCCTGGCCGCGCTGTTCGCCGCCGTGCCGCTGATGCTGGGCTGGGGCGAGGGCGCCGAGCTGCGCCGGCCGCTCGGTCTCGCCATCTTCGGTGGCCTGATCGTCAGCCAGGTGCTGACCCTGTACACCACGCCGGTGATCTACCTGGCGTTCGACCGGCTGGGCCGCCGCTTCGGCCGCCGGCGTGACGGGGTGCCGGCGTGA
- a CDS encoding efflux RND transporter periplasmic adaptor subunit: MTPAAPSTPPTQPRRSHRARLVGTVIAVLAMIGLGWLAWHLTHRPPAQGPGAMAGPGGPGGPGGPGGPGGPGGPGGPGGPGGRRGGPATTVGVATAELADLPVTLDALGTVTAAATTTVRPQVSGILQKVLFKEGQLVKAGQVLAQIDPRQFEMALLQATGQRQRDEAQLENARLTLERYRTLLAQDSIARQEVDTQAALVKQLQGTVMTDRAAEGTARLNLGYTKVVAPITGRVGLRVVDVGNLVNSGDATGIAVITQQSPIDVEFAIPQDSVPDIMSRANTGAVLPAVAYDRTRTEVLDEGRFSALDNQVDTQTGTVMAKARFDNSKMTLFPMQFVNVRLEMRRIRDAVMVPVTALRHGSTGDYVYVLNGDRTVSLRPVKRGQATVEKVRIVSGLKAGEQVITEGADRLKDGAKVTLPGDKPSAGRRGEGKSGKREQAGTAPAGTPDVAPGPVARDAAKMRPHRTGEAAGQRERAMPEEGGRSGQGSAADAANTARGVPQGTGHPR; this comes from the coding sequence ATGACGCCAGCAGCGCCCTCGACGCCGCCCACCCAACCCCGCCGCAGCCACCGCGCCCGCCTTGTCGGCACCGTCATCGCCGTGCTGGCGATGATAGGCCTCGGCTGGCTGGCCTGGCACCTGACCCACCGCCCGCCCGCCCAGGGCCCTGGCGCGATGGCCGGTCCAGGCGGCCCGGGTGGGCCGGGTGGGCCGGGTGGGCCGGGTGGGCCGGGTGGACCGGGTGGACCGGGTGGACCGGGTGGCCGGCGCGGCGGCCCCGCGACCACGGTCGGCGTGGCCACGGCGGAACTGGCCGACCTGCCCGTCACGCTGGACGCGCTGGGCACCGTCACGGCCGCCGCCACCACGACGGTGCGGCCGCAGGTGTCCGGCATCCTGCAAAAGGTGCTGTTCAAGGAAGGCCAGCTGGTCAAGGCGGGCCAGGTGCTGGCGCAGATCGATCCGCGCCAGTTCGAGATGGCGCTGCTGCAGGCCACCGGCCAGCGCCAGCGCGACGAGGCGCAGCTGGAAAACGCCCGCCTGACCCTGGAGCGCTACCGCACGCTGCTGGCGCAGGACTCGATCGCGCGCCAGGAAGTCGATACCCAAGCGGCCCTCGTCAAGCAGCTGCAGGGCACCGTCATGACGGACCGCGCGGCCGAGGGCACGGCGCGGCTGAACCTGGGGTACACGAAAGTGGTGGCGCCGATCACGGGCCGGGTCGGCCTGCGCGTGGTGGACGTGGGCAACCTGGTCAATTCGGGCGACGCCACCGGCATCGCCGTCATCACGCAGCAGTCGCCCATCGACGTGGAGTTCGCGATCCCGCAGGACAGCGTGCCGGACATCATGAGCCGGGCCAACACGGGCGCCGTGCTGCCCGCGGTGGCCTACGACCGCACCCGCACCGAGGTGCTGGACGAAGGCCGCTTCTCGGCGCTGGACAACCAGGTCGACACGCAGACCGGCACCGTCATGGCCAAGGCGCGCTTCGACAACAGCAAGATGACCCTGTTCCCGATGCAGTTCGTGAACGTGCGCCTGGAGATGCGCAGGATCCGCGACGCCGTCATGGTGCCCGTCACCGCGCTGCGCCACGGCAGCACCGGCGACTACGTCTACGTGTTGAATGGCGACCGCACCGTCTCGCTGCGCCCCGTCAAGCGCGGCCAGGCGACGGTGGAAAAGGTGCGGATCGTGTCCGGCCTGAAGGCGGGCGAGCAGGTCATCACGGAAGGTGCCGACCGCTTGAAGGACGGCGCCAAGGTGACCTTGCCGGGCGATAAACCCAGCGCTGGCCGGCGCGGCGAAGGCAAGTCGGGCAAGCGCGAGCAAGCCGGCACGGCGCCGGCCGGCACGCCGGACGTGGCGCCGGGCCCGGTCGCGCGCGACGCCGCCAAGATGCGGCCGCACCGCACCGGGGAGGCGGCGGGCCAGCGTGAACGCGCCATGCCCGAAGAGGGCGGCCGCAGCGGCCAGGGCAGTGCTGCCGATGCCGCCAACACGGCGCGCGGCGTCCCGCAAGGCACGGGCCATCCGCGATGA
- the glf gene encoding UDP-galactopyranose mutase: MSKQIAIIGAGFSGAVIAHQLAKAGYQVEVFESRSHVAGNCHSQRDAETNVMVHVYGPHIFHTDNERVWQFINGFAEFKPFTNRVKAITNNRVYTLPINLLTINQFFGKTFRPAEAQQFLASLGDKSIENPVTFEDQALRFVGRELYEAFFKTYTVKQWGMQPSELPASILKRLPVRFNYDDNYFSHKYQGMPANGYTEIVEKMLAGDGITVHLNTAFDPAMKGDYAHVFYSGPIDKWFGHQEGRLPYRTLDFEVLREQGDYQGNAVINYCDNSQRYTRITEHKHFSPWEQHDGTVCYFEYSRQCEPDDTPYYPIRMARDKQQLEKYLNIAQNETNVTFVGRLGTYRYLDMDVTIDEALKTADKFLECASNKTAMPAFVVNPLG; encoded by the coding sequence ATGAGCAAGCAAATCGCAATTATCGGCGCCGGTTTCTCGGGTGCGGTCATCGCGCACCAACTCGCCAAGGCAGGCTACCAGGTCGAAGTGTTCGAATCGCGGTCTCACGTCGCCGGCAATTGCCATTCCCAGCGCGACGCGGAAACAAACGTGATGGTGCACGTGTATGGCCCGCATATCTTCCACACCGATAACGAGCGCGTGTGGCAGTTCATCAATGGCTTTGCCGAATTCAAGCCGTTCACCAACCGCGTGAAGGCCATTACCAACAATCGCGTCTACACGCTGCCGATCAACCTGCTGACGATCAACCAGTTCTTCGGCAAGACCTTCCGTCCCGCCGAGGCGCAGCAATTCCTGGCGTCGCTGGGCGACAAGTCGATCGAGAACCCCGTCACGTTCGAGGACCAGGCGCTGCGCTTCGTCGGCCGCGAGCTGTACGAGGCATTCTTCAAAACTTATACGGTCAAGCAATGGGGCATGCAGCCCAGCGAACTGCCGGCCAGCATCCTGAAACGCCTGCCGGTGCGCTTCAATTACGACGACAATTATTTCAGCCACAAATACCAGGGCATGCCGGCCAATGGCTACACGGAAATCGTGGAGAAAATGCTGGCGGGCGACGGTATTACCGTGCACCTGAATACGGCTTTCGATCCGGCCATGAAGGGCGATTATGCGCACGTGTTCTACAGCGGCCCGATCGACAAATGGTTCGGCCATCAGGAAGGTCGCCTGCCGTACCGCACGCTCGATTTCGAGGTGCTGCGCGAACAAGGCGATTACCAGGGTAATGCCGTCATCAATTACTGCGACAATTCCCAGCGCTATACCCGCATCACGGAGCACAAGCATTTCTCGCCGTGGGAACAGCACGACGGCACGGTTTGCTATTTCGAATACAGCCGCCAGTGCGAGCCGGACGATACGCCGTATTACCCGATCCGGATGGCGCGCGACAAGCAGCAGCTGGAAAAATACCTGAACATCGCGCAGAACGAAACCAACGTCACCTTCGTCGGCCGCCTCGGCACCTACCGCTACCTCGACATGGACGTGACGATCGACGAGGCGTTGAAGACCGCCGACAAGTTCCTCGAGTGCGCCAGCAACAAGACGGCGATGCCGGCGTTCGTTGTCAACCCGCTGGGCTGA
- a CDS encoding sensor histidine kinase: MLDHPPIRLADFIEENMEQILQAWEDFARTIEPPALTMDDAALRDHARQMLHAFASDLATAQTALQQAEKSKGLAARGHRDTAAETHAEARLQSGYTVVQLVSEYRALRSSVLTLWSAVRTGVATDMTDVTRFNEAVDQAVAESVARYEQMVKQSQNMFLAILGHDLRNPLGTVVSGSSFIMQAVDIPPKYVLAANRIFNSSQRMSRLIADLIDFTRTHLGPGIPVKVRQANLARVCRTVVDELRTSHPEQIVTLAAPEHLDAIFDEERVAQVLSNLVGNAIQYGTHGAPVTVRMVADEDYVTVAVNNQGPAVPADRVPALFDPMVRMASDGPDTLADTLVERTSLGLGLFIARQIVQAHDGRIEVVSDAQEGTTFTVTLPRQPETFLAPRPAPGGGYAEEALTWISPAG; this comes from the coding sequence ATGCTCGACCACCCACCGATACGCCTGGCGGATTTTATCGAAGAGAATATGGAGCAGATATTGCAGGCGTGGGAGGATTTCGCCCGCACTATCGAGCCGCCGGCGCTGACGATGGACGACGCGGCGCTGCGCGACCATGCCCGCCAGATGCTGCACGCCTTCGCCAGCGACCTGGCGACAGCGCAAACGGCGCTGCAGCAGGCCGAGAAATCGAAGGGCTTGGCCGCGCGCGGCCATCGCGACACTGCTGCGGAGACGCACGCCGAAGCGCGCCTGCAGTCGGGCTACACGGTGGTGCAGCTGGTTTCCGAGTACCGCGCGCTGCGCAGCAGCGTATTGACGTTGTGGTCGGCCGTGCGGACCGGCGTGGCGACCGACATGACGGACGTCACTCGCTTCAACGAGGCCGTCGACCAGGCCGTGGCGGAATCGGTGGCGCGCTACGAACAGATGGTGAAGCAGTCGCAGAACATGTTCCTGGCGATCCTCGGGCACGACCTGCGTAATCCGTTGGGGACTGTCGTCAGCGGTTCCAGCTTCATCATGCAGGCGGTGGACATCCCGCCGAAGTACGTGCTGGCGGCCAATCGCATCTTCAACAGCAGCCAGCGCATGAGCCGCCTGATCGCCGACCTGATCGACTTCACCCGCACGCACCTGGGTCCGGGCATTCCCGTCAAGGTGCGCCAGGCCAACCTCGCGCGCGTGTGCCGCACGGTGGTCGACGAATTGCGCACCAGCCACCCGGAACAGATCGTCACCCTGGCGGCACCGGAGCATCTCGACGCGATCTTCGACGAGGAGCGTGTCGCACAGGTCTTGTCCAACCTCGTGGGCAATGCGATCCAGTACGGCACCCATGGCGCGCCGGTCACGGTGCGCATGGTCGCGGACGAGGATTACGTGACGGTCGCCGTCAACAACCAGGGTCCCGCCGTGCCGGCCGACCGGGTTCCCGCGTTGTTCGATCCGATGGTCAGGATGGCCAGCGATGGACCCGACACGCTGGCCGACACGCTGGTCGAGCGCACGAGCCTGGGGTTGGGATTGTTCATCGCCCGCCAGATCGTGCAGGCCCACGACGGACGCATCGAGGTGGTGTCGGACGCCCAGGAGGGCACGACGTTCACGGTAACGCTGCCGCGTCAGCCGGAAACGTTTCTCGCACCCCGGCCGGCGCCGGGGGGAGGGTATGCCGAGGAAGCGCTGACCTGGATCAGCCCAGCGGGTTGA
- a CDS encoding cold-shock protein — MTVQTGTVKWFNDSKGFGFITPDSGGADLFAHFQDVQAEGFKSLSENQRVSFERSSGPKGEKASNIRPV, encoded by the coding sequence ATGACAGTTCAAACCGGCACCGTAAAATGGTTCAACGATTCCAAAGGCTTCGGCTTCATCACGCCTGACAGCGGTGGCGCCGACCTGTTCGCCCACTTCCAGGACGTGCAGGCCGAAGGCTTCAAGAGCCTGTCGGAAAACCAGCGCGTTTCGTTCGAGCGCAGCTCGGGCCCGAAAGGCGAAAAAGCCAGCAATATCCGCCCGGTCTAA
- a CDS encoding DUF2345 domain-containing protein encodes MEALQGVQAQLSELSAKHDADDTDDAELKQLIGYLKQWDAGSNTNRGASGGGQPVVALSGPAGIGITSPHNVAIGAQTNVDVVSAGNTQFSVGKKLRARVAEGISLFAHKLGIKLIAASGKLDLQTHGDDIELTSAKRLVLNAADEIVLQAPKVRFVAQGAQVNLGGGAITQQSSGAHTIKSSRFDHLGPGGGSPPGLDLPQSDVQTDERFVLARRGSGRPHANQRYRIELDDGRTIEGVTDQQGRTALAQDMALKIARLTLLKD; translated from the coding sequence ATGGAAGCGCTGCAGGGCGTGCAGGCCCAACTGTCCGAACTGTCGGCAAAGCACGACGCGGACGACACGGACGACGCCGAACTGAAGCAGTTGATCGGCTACCTGAAGCAATGGGACGCCGGCAGCAACACCAACCGCGGCGCATCGGGCGGCGGCCAGCCCGTGGTGGCGCTGTCGGGGCCGGCGGGCATCGGCATCACGAGCCCGCACAACGTCGCCATCGGCGCGCAGACGAACGTCGATGTCGTCAGCGCCGGCAATACCCAGTTTTCCGTCGGCAAGAAACTGCGGGCGCGGGTGGCGGAAGGCATCAGCCTGTTCGCGCACAAGCTCGGCATCAAGCTGATCGCGGCCAGCGGCAAGCTCGACCTGCAGACCCACGGCGACGACATCGAACTGACGTCCGCCAAGCGTCTCGTCCTCAACGCGGCCGACGAGATCGTGTTGCAAGCACCCAAGGTCCGCTTCGTGGCCCAAGGAGCGCAGGTCAATCTTGGCGGCGGCGCCATCACCCAGCAAAGCAGCGGCGCGCACACGATCAAGTCGTCCCGCTTCGACCACCTGGGTCCGGGCGGCGGCAGTCCACCCGGCCTGGACCTGCCGCAGAGCGACGTCCAGACGGACGAGAGATTCGTGCTGGCCCGGCGCGGCAGCGGCCGTCCGCATGCCAACCAGCGCTACCGGATCGAGCTGGACGACGGCCGCACGATCGAAGGCGTGACCGACCAGCAGGGCCGCACCGCATTGGCACAGGACATGGCGCTGAAGATCGCGCGCCTGACGCTGTTGAAAGATTGA